Proteins from one Rosa chinensis cultivar Old Blush chromosome 7, RchiOBHm-V2, whole genome shotgun sequence genomic window:
- the LOC112176766 gene encoding transmembrane 9 superfamily member 1, whose amino-acid sequence MFPAVGSLSLFAFAFACLLLSPIAFASEADHKYQTEEPVTLWVNKVGPYNNPQETYNYYSLPFCHPSDHAAHKWGGLGEVLGGNELIDSQIDIKFGKNVDRATICPLELDDHKVKQFKDAIENSYWFEFFMDDLPLWGFVGELHQDKNSENGKHVLYTHKSIIIKYNKDQIIHVNLTQDSPKPLEAGKKLDLTYSVKWIPTTITFARRFDVYLDYPFFEHQIHWFSIFNSFMMVIFLTGLVSMILMRTLRNDYAKYAREDDDLETLERDVSEESGWKLVHGDVFRPPRSLVILSAVVGTGAQLALLVLLVILLAIVGMLYVGRGAIVTTFIVCYALTSFISGYVSGGMYSRHGGKNWIKSMILTASLFPFMCFGIGFVLNTIAIFYGSLAAIPFGTMVVVFVIWAFISFPLALLGTVVGRNWSGAPNNPCRVKTIPRPIPEKKWYLTPSVVSMMGGLLPFGSIFIEMYFVFTSFWNYKVYYVYGFMLLVFLILIIVTVCVTIVGTYFLLNAENYHWQWTSFFSAASTAVYVYLYSIYYYYAKTKMSGFFQTSFYFGYTLMFCLGLGILCGAVGYLGSNLFVRRIYRNIKCD is encoded by the exons ATGTTCCCCGCCGTTGGATCTCTCTCACTCTTCGCCTTCGCCTTCGCTTGTCTTCTCCTCTCCCCCATAGCCTTCGCCTCCGAGGCAGATCACAAG TATCAAACAGAAGAACCAGTTACCCTTTGGGTAAACAAAGTTGGCCCTTATAACAATCCACAAGAAACATACAACTACTACAGTCTTCCTTTCTGTCATCCATCTGATCATGCTGCTCACAAATGGGGTGGTCTTGGTGAAGTCCTGGGTGGAAATGAACTTATTGATAGCCAGATTGACATAAAGTTCGGAA AAAATGTGGATAGGGCTACCATTTGTCCACTTGAACTTGATGATCATAAGGTTAAACAATTCAAGGATGCAATTGAGAATAGCTACTGGTTTGAGTTTTTCATGG ATGATCTGCCTTTATGGG GCTTTGTTGGTGAGTTGCACCAGGATAAGAACAGTGAAAATGGCAAACATGTTCTTTACACGCATAAAAGTATTATTATTAAGTACAATAAAGATCAG aTAATTCATGTCAATCTCACTCAAGATAGTCCAAAGCCTCTGGAAGCGGGAAAAAAATTGGATCTGACTTACTCTGTCAAATGGATTCCAACCACTATCACCTTTGCACGTCGATTTGATGTTTATTTGGACTACCCATTTTTCGAGCACCAA ATCCATTGGTTCTCCATTTTCAATTCGTTCATGATGGTTATATTCCTCACTGGTCTGGTGTCAATGATACTGATGCGCACTCTTAGGAATGACTATGCAAAATATGCTCGGGAAGACGATGACCTAGAGACACTG GAAAGAGATGTTAGTGAAGAGTCTGGCTGGAAACTTGTGCATGGGGATGTTTTTCGACCTCCTCGGAGTTTGGTTATTCTTTCAGCTGTAGTTGGCACGGGAGCACAGTTGGCGTTGCTCGTTCTCCTTGTCATTTTACTGGCAATTGTTGGGATGTTGTATGTCGG GAGAGGTGCAATTGTTACAACTTTCATAGTGTGTTACGCTCTCACATCTTTCATTTCTGGTTATGTAAGTGGTGGGATGTATTCACGGCATGGGG GTAAAAACTGGATAAAGTCGATGATTCTCACAGCATCTCTATTTCCATTTATGTGCTTCGGAATTGGGTTTGTCTTGAATACAATTGCTATATTCTACGGGTCTCTAGCAGCTATACCATTCGGCACTATGGTAGTTGTCTTTGTCATTTGGGCTTTCATCTCGTTTCCTCTAGCGCTTCTTGGTACAGTTGTTGGAAGAAACTGGAGTGGTGCTCCTAATAATCCATGTCGTGTTAAAACTATTCCTCGTCCGATTCCTGAGAAAAAATGGTATTTGACGCCATCTGTGGTGTCGATGATGGGAGGACTTTTACCTTTTGGAAGCATATTCATCGAAATGTACTTTGTCTTCACGTCCTTCTGGAATTACAAG GTGTACTACGTCTATGGTTTTATGCTTCTTGTGTTTCTGATTCTCATCATTGTTACTGTATGCGTGACGATTGTGGGGACTTACTTCTTGCTTAATGCTGAGAATTACCACTGGCAATGGACGTCTTTCTTTTCTGCTGCATCGACAGCTGTGTACGTGTACTTGTATTCAATATATTACTACTATGCAAAGACGAAGATGTCAGGTTTCTTCCAGACGAGCTTCTATTTTGGATACACTCTGATGTTTTGCCTCGGCTTAGGAATCCTCTGTG GAGCTGTTGGATATTTGGGTTCAAATTTGTTTGTGAGGAGGATCTACAGAAACATCAAATGCGACTAG